In Nicotiana tabacum cultivar K326 chromosome 17, ASM71507v2, whole genome shotgun sequence, one DNA window encodes the following:
- the LOC107814219 gene encoding protein root UVB sensitive 2, chloroplastic isoform X4, with protein sequence MKILIKMQRKEADELPPQVPISWVEISSSVSRQYQFEPDGKLSVKMVDDSRPVAQRMVESFLNKFFPSGYPYSVNEGYLRYTQFRALQHFTSAALSVLSTQSLLFAAGLRPTPAQATAVSWILKDGMQHVGKLICSNLGARMDSEPKRWRILADVLYDLGTGLEVMSPLCPHLFLEVAGLGNFAKGMAVVAARATRLPIYSSFAKEGNLSDLFAKGEAISTLFNVLGLGAGIHLASTICSSMQGKLVVAPLLSIIHVYSVCEEMRATPVNTLNSQRTAMIVAEFVKTGKISSPADLRYQEDLVFPGRLIEDAGNVKVGRSLHEVVSPSKLRQFKETFPEEKFLLNRGSRWTDMILEHDATGEDALRGWMVAAYASDMERLAREPSTNISQEAYEKMNSVFSPFVAELQAKGWHTDRFLDGTGSRFVF encoded by the exons ATGAAAATACTG ATAAAGATGCAAAGAAAAGAAGCAGATGAGCTGCCGCCTCAGGTGCCAATTTCTTGGGTCGAAATCTCCAGTTCGGTTTCTCGCCAATACCAATTTGAACCTGATGGTAAGCTGTCG GTCAAGATGGTTGATGACTCAAGACCAGTTGCACAGAGAATGGTTGAATCCTTTCTGAATAAATTTTTTCCATCTGGTTATCCTTATAG TGTGAATGAGGGCTATCTGAGATACACACAATTTCGAGCACTGCAACACTTCACAAGTGCAGCATTATCTGTTTTGTCGACTCAG TCACTGCTATTTGCTGCAGGCTTGCGTCCTACACCTGCTCAGGCAACTGCAGTGAGCTGG ATATTAAAGGATGGCATGCAGCATGTGGGAAAGCTAATATGTAGCAACTTGGGTGCACGGATGGATTCTGAGCCTAAACGTTGGAGAATTTTAG CTGATGTTTTGTATGACTTGGGGACTGGTTTAGAAGTTATGTCTCCTTTATGCCCACATCTGTTTCTTGAAGTAGCCGGCCTTGGCAATTTCGCAAAG GGAATGGCAGTTGTTGCAGCTAGAGCAACAAGATTGCCGATATATTCTTCATTTGCCAAAGAAGGAAATCTTAGTGATCTGTTTGCTAAAGGCGAGGCTATTTCCACTCTTTTTAATGTTCTTGGACTCGGAGCAGGAATTCACTTAGCATCTACTATTTGTTCATCAATGCAGGGAAAG TTGGTTGTTGCGCCGCTGCTGTCTATTATACACGTTTACAGTGTCTGTGAAGAAATGCGAGCTACTCCTGTCAACACATTAAATTCGCAGAGAACTGCAATGATTGTTGCCGAATTTGTGAAG ACTGGAAAAATCTCAAGTCCTGCTGACCTAAGATATCAAGAAGATCTCGTATTTCCTGGAAGGCTGATAGAAGATGCTGGAAATGTAAAGGTGGGAAGGTCTCTGCATGAAGTAGTTAGCCCTTCAAAGCTGCGACAATttaaagaaacatttccggaGGAGAAGTTCCTTTTAAACCGTGGAAGTAGATGGACTGATATGATACTGGAGCACGATGCAACTGGTGAAGATGCACTGAGGGGTTGGATGGTTGCTGCTTATGCTTCAGATATGGAACGATTAGCTAGGGAACCAAGTACAAATATCTCACAGGAGGCTTATGAGAAGATGAATTCTGTGTTCTCCCCATTTGTAGCTGAGCTGCAGGCAAAAGGGTGGCATACTGATCGATTTCTTGATGGTACTGGAAGTCGTTTTGTGTTTTAG
- the LOC107814219 gene encoding protein root UVB sensitive 2, chloroplastic isoform X1, whose protein sequence is MKILIKMQRKEADELPPQVPISWVEISSSVSRQYQFEPDGKLSVKMVDDSRPVAQRMVESFLNKFFPSGYPYSVNEGYLRYTQFRALQHFTSAALSVLSTQSLLFAAGLRPTPAQATAVSWILKDGMQHVGKLICSNLGARMDSEPKRWRILGLHDVHGALCYAVILLIFLKELLLHELILLLAFLCHIIKILIILAFYTAADVLYDLGTGLEVMSPLCPHLFLEVAGLGNFAKGMAVVAARATRLPIYSSFAKEGNLSDLFAKGEAISTLFNVLGLGAGIHLASTICSSMQGKLVVAPLLSIIHVYSVCEEMRATPVNTLNSQRTAMIVAEFVKTGKISSPADLRYQEDLVFPGRLIEDAGNVKVGRSLHEVVSPSKLRQFKETFPEEKFLLNRGSRWTDMILEHDATGEDALRGWMVAAYASDMERLAREPSTNISQEAYEKMNSVFSPFVAELQAKGWHTDRFLDGTGSRFVF, encoded by the exons ATGAAAATACTG ATAAAGATGCAAAGAAAAGAAGCAGATGAGCTGCCGCCTCAGGTGCCAATTTCTTGGGTCGAAATCTCCAGTTCGGTTTCTCGCCAATACCAATTTGAACCTGATGGTAAGCTGTCG GTCAAGATGGTTGATGACTCAAGACCAGTTGCACAGAGAATGGTTGAATCCTTTCTGAATAAATTTTTTCCATCTGGTTATCCTTATAG TGTGAATGAGGGCTATCTGAGATACACACAATTTCGAGCACTGCAACACTTCACAAGTGCAGCATTATCTGTTTTGTCGACTCAG TCACTGCTATTTGCTGCAGGCTTGCGTCCTACACCTGCTCAGGCAACTGCAGTGAGCTGG ATATTAAAGGATGGCATGCAGCATGTGGGAAAGCTAATATGTAGCAACTTGGGTGCACGGATGGATTCTGAGCCTAAACGTTGGAGAATTTTAGGTTTACATGATGTCCATGGAGCACTGTGCTATGCTGTGATTCTGCTTATTTTTTTAAAGGAGTTGTTACTGCACGAATTGATTCTATTACTTGCATTTCTCTGTCACATTATAAAGATTTTAATTATATTAGCTTTCTATACTGCAGCTGATGTTTTGTATGACTTGGGGACTGGTTTAGAAGTTATGTCTCCTTTATGCCCACATCTGTTTCTTGAAGTAGCCGGCCTTGGCAATTTCGCAAAG GGAATGGCAGTTGTTGCAGCTAGAGCAACAAGATTGCCGATATATTCTTCATTTGCCAAAGAAGGAAATCTTAGTGATCTGTTTGCTAAAGGCGAGGCTATTTCCACTCTTTTTAATGTTCTTGGACTCGGAGCAGGAATTCACTTAGCATCTACTATTTGTTCATCAATGCAGGGAAAG TTGGTTGTTGCGCCGCTGCTGTCTATTATACACGTTTACAGTGTCTGTGAAGAAATGCGAGCTACTCCTGTCAACACATTAAATTCGCAGAGAACTGCAATGATTGTTGCCGAATTTGTGAAG ACTGGAAAAATCTCAAGTCCTGCTGACCTAAGATATCAAGAAGATCTCGTATTTCCTGGAAGGCTGATAGAAGATGCTGGAAATGTAAAGGTGGGAAGGTCTCTGCATGAAGTAGTTAGCCCTTCAAAGCTGCGACAATttaaagaaacatttccggaGGAGAAGTTCCTTTTAAACCGTGGAAGTAGATGGACTGATATGATACTGGAGCACGATGCAACTGGTGAAGATGCACTGAGGGGTTGGATGGTTGCTGCTTATGCTTCAGATATGGAACGATTAGCTAGGGAACCAAGTACAAATATCTCACAGGAGGCTTATGAGAAGATGAATTCTGTGTTCTCCCCATTTGTAGCTGAGCTGCAGGCAAAAGGGTGGCATACTGATCGATTTCTTGATGGTACTGGAAGTCGTTTTGTGTTTTAG
- the LOC107814219 gene encoding protein root UVB sensitive 2, chloroplastic isoform X3 → MSCRLRCQFLGSKSPVRFLANTNLNLMVKMVDDSRPVAQRMVESFLNKFFPSGYPYSVNEGYLRYTQFRALQHFTSAALSVLSTQSLLFAAGLRPTPAQATAVSWILKDGMQHVGKLICSNLGARMDSEPKRWRILGLHDVHGALCYAVILLIFLKELLLHELILLLAFLCHIIKILIILAFYTAADVLYDLGTGLEVMSPLCPHLFLEVAGLGNFAKGMAVVAARATRLPIYSSFAKEGNLSDLFAKGEAISTLFNVLGLGAGIHLASTICSSMQGKLVVAPLLSIIHVYSVCEEMRATPVNTLNSQRTAMIVAEFVKTGKISSPADLRYQEDLVFPGRLIEDAGNVKVGRSLHEVVSPSKLRQFKETFPEEKFLLNRGSRWTDMILEHDATGEDALRGWMVAAYASDMERLAREPSTNISQEAYEKMNSVFSPFVAELQAKGWHTDRFLDGTGSRFVF, encoded by the exons ATGAGCTGCCGCCTCAGGTGCCAATTTCTTGGGTCGAAATCTCCAGTTCGGTTTCTCGCCAATACCAATTTGAACCTGATG GTCAAGATGGTTGATGACTCAAGACCAGTTGCACAGAGAATGGTTGAATCCTTTCTGAATAAATTTTTTCCATCTGGTTATCCTTATAG TGTGAATGAGGGCTATCTGAGATACACACAATTTCGAGCACTGCAACACTTCACAAGTGCAGCATTATCTGTTTTGTCGACTCAG TCACTGCTATTTGCTGCAGGCTTGCGTCCTACACCTGCTCAGGCAACTGCAGTGAGCTGG ATATTAAAGGATGGCATGCAGCATGTGGGAAAGCTAATATGTAGCAACTTGGGTGCACGGATGGATTCTGAGCCTAAACGTTGGAGAATTTTAGGTTTACATGATGTCCATGGAGCACTGTGCTATGCTGTGATTCTGCTTATTTTTTTAAAGGAGTTGTTACTGCACGAATTGATTCTATTACTTGCATTTCTCTGTCACATTATAAAGATTTTAATTATATTAGCTTTCTATACTGCAGCTGATGTTTTGTATGACTTGGGGACTGGTTTAGAAGTTATGTCTCCTTTATGCCCACATCTGTTTCTTGAAGTAGCCGGCCTTGGCAATTTCGCAAAG GGAATGGCAGTTGTTGCAGCTAGAGCAACAAGATTGCCGATATATTCTTCATTTGCCAAAGAAGGAAATCTTAGTGATCTGTTTGCTAAAGGCGAGGCTATTTCCACTCTTTTTAATGTTCTTGGACTCGGAGCAGGAATTCACTTAGCATCTACTATTTGTTCATCAATGCAGGGAAAG TTGGTTGTTGCGCCGCTGCTGTCTATTATACACGTTTACAGTGTCTGTGAAGAAATGCGAGCTACTCCTGTCAACACATTAAATTCGCAGAGAACTGCAATGATTGTTGCCGAATTTGTGAAG ACTGGAAAAATCTCAAGTCCTGCTGACCTAAGATATCAAGAAGATCTCGTATTTCCTGGAAGGCTGATAGAAGATGCTGGAAATGTAAAGGTGGGAAGGTCTCTGCATGAAGTAGTTAGCCCTTCAAAGCTGCGACAATttaaagaaacatttccggaGGAGAAGTTCCTTTTAAACCGTGGAAGTAGATGGACTGATATGATACTGGAGCACGATGCAACTGGTGAAGATGCACTGAGGGGTTGGATGGTTGCTGCTTATGCTTCAGATATGGAACGATTAGCTAGGGAACCAAGTACAAATATCTCACAGGAGGCTTATGAGAAGATGAATTCTGTGTTCTCCCCATTTGTAGCTGAGCTGCAGGCAAAAGGGTGGCATACTGATCGATTTCTTGATGGTACTGGAAGTCGTTTTGTGTTTTAG
- the LOC107814219 gene encoding protein root UVB sensitive 2, chloroplastic isoform X6 — protein sequence MSCRLRCQFLGSKSPVRFLANTNLNLMVKMVDDSRPVAQRMVESFLNKFFPSGYPYSVNEGYLRYTQFRALQHFTSAALSVLSTQSLLFAAGLRPTPAQATAVSWILKDGMQHVGKLICSNLGARMDSEPKRWRILADVLYDLGTGLEVMSPLCPHLFLEVAGLGNFAKGMAVVAARATRLPIYSSFAKEGNLSDLFAKGEAISTLFNVLGLGAGIHLASTICSSMQGKLVVAPLLSIIHVYSVCEEMRATPVNTLNSQRTAMIVAEFVKTGKISSPADLRYQEDLVFPGRLIEDAGNVKVGRSLHEVVSPSKLRQFKETFPEEKFLLNRGSRWTDMILEHDATGEDALRGWMVAAYASDMERLAREPSTNISQEAYEKMNSVFSPFVAELQAKGWHTDRFLDGTGSRFVF from the exons ATGAGCTGCCGCCTCAGGTGCCAATTTCTTGGGTCGAAATCTCCAGTTCGGTTTCTCGCCAATACCAATTTGAACCTGATG GTCAAGATGGTTGATGACTCAAGACCAGTTGCACAGAGAATGGTTGAATCCTTTCTGAATAAATTTTTTCCATCTGGTTATCCTTATAG TGTGAATGAGGGCTATCTGAGATACACACAATTTCGAGCACTGCAACACTTCACAAGTGCAGCATTATCTGTTTTGTCGACTCAG TCACTGCTATTTGCTGCAGGCTTGCGTCCTACACCTGCTCAGGCAACTGCAGTGAGCTGG ATATTAAAGGATGGCATGCAGCATGTGGGAAAGCTAATATGTAGCAACTTGGGTGCACGGATGGATTCTGAGCCTAAACGTTGGAGAATTTTAG CTGATGTTTTGTATGACTTGGGGACTGGTTTAGAAGTTATGTCTCCTTTATGCCCACATCTGTTTCTTGAAGTAGCCGGCCTTGGCAATTTCGCAAAG GGAATGGCAGTTGTTGCAGCTAGAGCAACAAGATTGCCGATATATTCTTCATTTGCCAAAGAAGGAAATCTTAGTGATCTGTTTGCTAAAGGCGAGGCTATTTCCACTCTTTTTAATGTTCTTGGACTCGGAGCAGGAATTCACTTAGCATCTACTATTTGTTCATCAATGCAGGGAAAG TTGGTTGTTGCGCCGCTGCTGTCTATTATACACGTTTACAGTGTCTGTGAAGAAATGCGAGCTACTCCTGTCAACACATTAAATTCGCAGAGAACTGCAATGATTGTTGCCGAATTTGTGAAG ACTGGAAAAATCTCAAGTCCTGCTGACCTAAGATATCAAGAAGATCTCGTATTTCCTGGAAGGCTGATAGAAGATGCTGGAAATGTAAAGGTGGGAAGGTCTCTGCATGAAGTAGTTAGCCCTTCAAAGCTGCGACAATttaaagaaacatttccggaGGAGAAGTTCCTTTTAAACCGTGGAAGTAGATGGACTGATATGATACTGGAGCACGATGCAACTGGTGAAGATGCACTGAGGGGTTGGATGGTTGCTGCTTATGCTTCAGATATGGAACGATTAGCTAGGGAACCAAGTACAAATATCTCACAGGAGGCTTATGAGAAGATGAATTCTGTGTTCTCCCCATTTGTAGCTGAGCTGCAGGCAAAAGGGTGGCATACTGATCGATTTCTTGATGGTACTGGAAGTCGTTTTGTGTTTTAG
- the LOC107814219 gene encoding protein root UVB sensitive 2, chloroplastic isoform X2, with protein sequence MQRKEADELPPQVPISWVEISSSVSRQYQFEPDGKLSVKMVDDSRPVAQRMVESFLNKFFPSGYPYSVNEGYLRYTQFRALQHFTSAALSVLSTQSLLFAAGLRPTPAQATAVSWILKDGMQHVGKLICSNLGARMDSEPKRWRILGLHDVHGALCYAVILLIFLKELLLHELILLLAFLCHIIKILIILAFYTAADVLYDLGTGLEVMSPLCPHLFLEVAGLGNFAKGMAVVAARATRLPIYSSFAKEGNLSDLFAKGEAISTLFNVLGLGAGIHLASTICSSMQGKLVVAPLLSIIHVYSVCEEMRATPVNTLNSQRTAMIVAEFVKTGKISSPADLRYQEDLVFPGRLIEDAGNVKVGRSLHEVVSPSKLRQFKETFPEEKFLLNRGSRWTDMILEHDATGEDALRGWMVAAYASDMERLAREPSTNISQEAYEKMNSVFSPFVAELQAKGWHTDRFLDGTGSRFVF encoded by the exons ATGCAAAGAAAAGAAGCAGATGAGCTGCCGCCTCAGGTGCCAATTTCTTGGGTCGAAATCTCCAGTTCGGTTTCTCGCCAATACCAATTTGAACCTGATGGTAAGCTGTCG GTCAAGATGGTTGATGACTCAAGACCAGTTGCACAGAGAATGGTTGAATCCTTTCTGAATAAATTTTTTCCATCTGGTTATCCTTATAG TGTGAATGAGGGCTATCTGAGATACACACAATTTCGAGCACTGCAACACTTCACAAGTGCAGCATTATCTGTTTTGTCGACTCAG TCACTGCTATTTGCTGCAGGCTTGCGTCCTACACCTGCTCAGGCAACTGCAGTGAGCTGG ATATTAAAGGATGGCATGCAGCATGTGGGAAAGCTAATATGTAGCAACTTGGGTGCACGGATGGATTCTGAGCCTAAACGTTGGAGAATTTTAGGTTTACATGATGTCCATGGAGCACTGTGCTATGCTGTGATTCTGCTTATTTTTTTAAAGGAGTTGTTACTGCACGAATTGATTCTATTACTTGCATTTCTCTGTCACATTATAAAGATTTTAATTATATTAGCTTTCTATACTGCAGCTGATGTTTTGTATGACTTGGGGACTGGTTTAGAAGTTATGTCTCCTTTATGCCCACATCTGTTTCTTGAAGTAGCCGGCCTTGGCAATTTCGCAAAG GGAATGGCAGTTGTTGCAGCTAGAGCAACAAGATTGCCGATATATTCTTCATTTGCCAAAGAAGGAAATCTTAGTGATCTGTTTGCTAAAGGCGAGGCTATTTCCACTCTTTTTAATGTTCTTGGACTCGGAGCAGGAATTCACTTAGCATCTACTATTTGTTCATCAATGCAGGGAAAG TTGGTTGTTGCGCCGCTGCTGTCTATTATACACGTTTACAGTGTCTGTGAAGAAATGCGAGCTACTCCTGTCAACACATTAAATTCGCAGAGAACTGCAATGATTGTTGCCGAATTTGTGAAG ACTGGAAAAATCTCAAGTCCTGCTGACCTAAGATATCAAGAAGATCTCGTATTTCCTGGAAGGCTGATAGAAGATGCTGGAAATGTAAAGGTGGGAAGGTCTCTGCATGAAGTAGTTAGCCCTTCAAAGCTGCGACAATttaaagaaacatttccggaGGAGAAGTTCCTTTTAAACCGTGGAAGTAGATGGACTGATATGATACTGGAGCACGATGCAACTGGTGAAGATGCACTGAGGGGTTGGATGGTTGCTGCTTATGCTTCAGATATGGAACGATTAGCTAGGGAACCAAGTACAAATATCTCACAGGAGGCTTATGAGAAGATGAATTCTGTGTTCTCCCCATTTGTAGCTGAGCTGCAGGCAAAAGGGTGGCATACTGATCGATTTCTTGATGGTACTGGAAGTCGTTTTGTGTTTTAG
- the LOC107814219 gene encoding protein root UVB sensitive 2, chloroplastic isoform X5: MQHVGKLICSNLGARMDSEPKRWRILGLHDVHGALCYAVILLIFLKELLLHELILLLAFLCHIIKILIILAFYTAADVLYDLGTGLEVMSPLCPHLFLEVAGLGNFAKGMAVVAARATRLPIYSSFAKEGNLSDLFAKGEAISTLFNVLGLGAGIHLASTICSSMQGKLVVAPLLSIIHVYSVCEEMRATPVNTLNSQRTAMIVAEFVKTGKISSPADLRYQEDLVFPGRLIEDAGNVKVGRSLHEVVSPSKLRQFKETFPEEKFLLNRGSRWTDMILEHDATGEDALRGWMVAAYASDMERLAREPSTNISQEAYEKMNSVFSPFVAELQAKGWHTDRFLDGTGSRFVF; this comes from the exons ATGCAGCATGTGGGAAAGCTAATATGTAGCAACTTGGGTGCACGGATGGATTCTGAGCCTAAACGTTGGAGAATTTTAGGTTTACATGATGTCCATGGAGCACTGTGCTATGCTGTGATTCTGCTTATTTTTTTAAAGGAGTTGTTACTGCACGAATTGATTCTATTACTTGCATTTCTCTGTCACATTATAAAGATTTTAATTATATTAGCTTTCTATACTGCAGCTGATGTTTTGTATGACTTGGGGACTGGTTTAGAAGTTATGTCTCCTTTATGCCCACATCTGTTTCTTGAAGTAGCCGGCCTTGGCAATTTCGCAAAG GGAATGGCAGTTGTTGCAGCTAGAGCAACAAGATTGCCGATATATTCTTCATTTGCCAAAGAAGGAAATCTTAGTGATCTGTTTGCTAAAGGCGAGGCTATTTCCACTCTTTTTAATGTTCTTGGACTCGGAGCAGGAATTCACTTAGCATCTACTATTTGTTCATCAATGCAGGGAAAG TTGGTTGTTGCGCCGCTGCTGTCTATTATACACGTTTACAGTGTCTGTGAAGAAATGCGAGCTACTCCTGTCAACACATTAAATTCGCAGAGAACTGCAATGATTGTTGCCGAATTTGTGAAG ACTGGAAAAATCTCAAGTCCTGCTGACCTAAGATATCAAGAAGATCTCGTATTTCCTGGAAGGCTGATAGAAGATGCTGGAAATGTAAAGGTGGGAAGGTCTCTGCATGAAGTAGTTAGCCCTTCAAAGCTGCGACAATttaaagaaacatttccggaGGAGAAGTTCCTTTTAAACCGTGGAAGTAGATGGACTGATATGATACTGGAGCACGATGCAACTGGTGAAGATGCACTGAGGGGTTGGATGGTTGCTGCTTATGCTTCAGATATGGAACGATTAGCTAGGGAACCAAGTACAAATATCTCACAGGAGGCTTATGAGAAGATGAATTCTGTGTTCTCCCCATTTGTAGCTGAGCTGCAGGCAAAAGGGTGGCATACTGATCGATTTCTTGATGGTACTGGAAGTCGTTTTGTGTTTTAG